ACAGCAGTAAAATACATGGGTCTCTCCTACCAGGAAGCATTGGGTGCGGTATTCTGGTCGGGTGTTTTTTTTATGTTCATTTCAGCATTTAACCTTAGAGAAGCTGTTTTGAAAGCCATACCTGATAATGTAAGAAAAGGCGTATCAGTAGGTATCGGCCTGTTTATTTGTTTTGTGGGATTACAAAATGCCCACATTGTAGTGGATAATCCTGCCACTTTGGTGAGCTTGAGAAGTTTAAAAGACCCATTAACTATTACATTTTTTGTGGGATTGTTTGTAACTGCTATTTTGGTAGTAAAGAAACAATCGGGGGCACTTATCGCCGGAATAGCCCTCACGACTCTGCTGTGTATCCCTATTGGCCGCTGGTGGGGCGATGCCTCGGCTGTAAATTTCGGGAATCCTACGCTGGTCAATTATACAGGCCTATTTGCCTGGCCTGATTTCAGTTTGGTTTTTCAGGCAGATTTTCTCGGTAGCCTGAAATTCAGTTACATCCCCATCATTTTTGCTTTTGCATTCACTGATATGTTTGACGGCATCTCGACCCTCGTTGGGCTAACCGAAGCTGCTGACCTCAAAGACGCCGACGGTAACCCAAGAAATCTGAAACAATCGCTCATGACCGAAGCATTCTCCACACTGGTTGCGGGCCTTACAGGTAGCAGTCCCGGTACGGCTTACATTGAATCGGCTGTAGGAATCCAACAAGGCGGTCGCACCGGACAAACGGCCATTGTTGCCGCATTTTTGTTTTTACCGCTCATGTTTTTGTCACCTTTGGTTTCGTTGGTTCCGGCTACGGCAAGCTCAATAGCTCTGGTTTTGGTGGGAGCCTTTATGATGGACCCGGTAAAAGACATAAAATGGCACAATCTGGAGGAAGCCTTGCCGGCATTTATTGCATTAAGCTTTATTCCGTTTAGCTACAGTATCACCCAGGGGATAGTTTTTGGCCTTTTGAGTTATACCATTATTAAAATACTTTTGGGCAAAATAAAAGAAGCTTCTCCTGTTTTAATCATCATCAACATCTTGTCAATCATAGCTTTATGTCTGTAAGAATCTTATTTATAATCCTGTTTTTAAGTTTGAAAATTGCTGCACAAAAGATTGCTATCATCGGAGCTATGCCCGAGGAGATTGAGCTTTTGAAAGAAAATATGCAGAAAATGAAAGTGAAAACCCATCACGATCTCACTTTCTATGAAGGCAAAATCGAAGGTCAAAAAGTAGTGGTAATGAAAGGCGGGATTGGGAAGGTAAATGCGGCGTATTCCACAGCACTTTTGCTGGAAAAATATCCGATAGAAAAAATAATCTTTACCGGAGTAGCTGGCGGACTGCACCCTGATGCCCGGCCGGGTGACATTGTAATAGCCGATTCGATTTTTCATCATGATTATGTGAGATATCTTCCTGACAACAAAGTGGTAAGCTGGCCTACCAGAAACATAATCGAAGGTAAACCTAACCCGTTTGCTTTTGCTTGTGATACTATTTTGACCAAAAAAGCGATAACAGAAGCTGCTTTTGTAAAATTTCAGCCTATCGAAGGCCATATGCCACAAATATTTAAAGGTAAAATTGCAACCGGCGATGCATTTGTGTCGAGTCATGAAAAAGCTGCTGAACTTTATCAAAAACATCACACTCTTGCTACCGAAATGGAAGGGGCGGCCGTGGCTCAAATTGCCTATCAAAGGGGAGTTAGATTTCTGATTATCAGATCTTGCTCCGACAACGCCAACAATAACGCTAGTGTGGATTTCAGAACCTTTGTAAAGCCTGCCGCCGAAAACGCCATCAGATTGGTTTTGAGGATTTTGGCGGAGTGATTTTAGTTTTTCACAAAACTCCAATAACTATACGCCAGTCCATTGGCCACTGAGTGGAAATTATCGCCTGATTTAAGTTTGTCCTTTCCAAATTTTTCGGAAAAGGCATCATGAAGTGTTTTAAGTAGGGACGTTCCGCCTGTCATAAAAACGGCATCAATATCTCCAGGTTTTATATTTTTATCTTCCAGAAAACTCTCAAGGTAATTCATGATTTTTTGAAGATTCTCCGAAATAATGGTTTCCGAAAATTCCCGGTATTCTATTGTTTCATTTAAAACGATGCCGCTTTGCTCAAATCTAAAATCGGTCATCGGATCGTTCGAAATATTGATTTTTGCCTTCTCTATTTCTTTGAAAAGCGAATATCCTAAATTTTCCTCAATCAAAATCTGTAGATTCCTGACCCTGTAATCTTTTCCTGAAAAGTTATACGATTTCTGAATGCTGAGCTTCATCCTTAGTGTATCGAGAAAGTTCATTTTCTCCCATGAACAGATATTCTGAAAATAAGAAAGTGGCAAATCGAGAGGCTTGCCAGGCGTGAATTCCTCTTTTACACCTCGCCCAAAATGCGGCGTACCCTTGTGCCACATGATGTCGGAGTCAAAACTGTCGCCACCGATATAAATCCCGCCCTGCCCGATCATATCTTTTCTTCGGTCTCTGAGTTCAGCGGCACCCGGGTTGAGTTTCATCAAAGAAAAATCAGAAGTCCCTCCTCCAAAATCGGCCACTAAAACCAATTGATGGCTCACTGACTCCCGTTCGTAAGCATACGCTGCCCCCACGGGCTCAAACTGAAAGTGTATTTCCTCAAAACCCACCAGCCGGGCCGCATTTTCCAACCTATTTTGGGCCAATGCATCACGCTCAGGGTTTTCATCAAACACCACCGGGCGACCCATTACAGCCGTTTTCACTTCCTGACCTACATATTCGTCGGCCATGGTCTTCAATTTTTTAAGAATCAAAGCCACCAGATCCTCCGCTTTGTAAAGTTTGGCTCCGATACGGGTATCGATAAAGCTCTTGTTGGGCAGCACTTTTTTGATAGACTTCATAAAGCGGCCATCCATGCGGTTTTTGACATAAAGCTCAATCGCTTCGGTGCCCACGGCTATTTGGGTCATTTCTCCCCGGACTTTGGGTTCCTTAAAAAACAATAATGAAGGTATTGTAAAAAGCTT
The sequence above is a segment of the Cytophagaceae bacterium genome. Coding sequences within it:
- a CDS encoding NCS2 family permease produces the protein MKLIKTEVLAGFSSFLATVYIFALNPAILSQAGMPFGAVVTSTVLVSFLGSLMMGWYAKNPIIVAPGMGMNAFFTFTAVKYMGLSYQEALGAVFWSGVFFMFISAFNLREAVLKAIPDNVRKGVSVGIGLFICFVGLQNAHIVVDNPATLVSLRSLKDPLTITFFVGLFVTAILVVKKQSGALIAGIALTTLLCIPIGRWWGDASAVNFGNPTLVNYTGLFAWPDFSLVFQADFLGSLKFSYIPIIFAFAFTDMFDGISTLVGLTEAADLKDADGNPRNLKQSLMTEAFSTLVAGLTGSSPGTAYIESAVGIQQGGRTGQTAIVAAFLFLPLMFLSPLVSLVPATASSIALVLVGAFMMDPVKDIKWHNLEEALPAFIALSFIPFSYSITQGIVFGLLSYTIIKILLGKIKEASPVLIIINILSIIALCL
- a CDS encoding 5'-methylthioadenosine/adenosylhomocysteine nucleosidase; this translates as MSVRILFIILFLSLKIAAQKIAIIGAMPEEIELLKENMQKMKVKTHHDLTFYEGKIEGQKVVVMKGGIGKVNAAYSTALLLEKYPIEKIIFTGVAGGLHPDARPGDIVIADSIFHHDYVRYLPDNKVVSWPTRNIIEGKPNPFAFACDTILTKKAITEAAFVKFQPIEGHMPQIFKGKIATGDAFVSSHEKAAELYQKHHTLATEMEGAAVAQIAYQRGVRFLIIRSCSDNANNNASVDFRTFVKPAAENAIRLVLRILAE
- a CDS encoding Hsp70 family protein, yielding MQKYIYGVDFGTSNSALAILDLESKQVVKLFTIPSLLFFKEPKVRGEMTQIAVGTEAIELYVKNRMDGRFMKSIKKVLPNKSFIDTRIGAKLYKAEDLVALILKKLKTMADEYVGQEVKTAVMGRPVVFDENPERDALAQNRLENAARLVGFEEIHFQFEPVGAAYAYERESVSHQLVLVADFGGGTSDFSLMKLNPGAAELRDRRKDMIGQGGIYIGGDSFDSDIMWHKGTPHFGRGVKEEFTPGKPLDLPLSYFQNICSWEKMNFLDTLRMKLSIQKSYNFSGKDYRVRNLQILIEENLGYSLFKEIEKAKINISNDPMTDFRFEQSGIVLNETIEYREFSETIISENLQKIMNYLESFLEDKNIKPGDIDAVFMTGGTSLLKTLHDAFSEKFGKDKLKSGDNFHSVANGLAYSYWSFVKN